The following are encoded in a window of Limibacter armeniacum genomic DNA:
- a CDS encoding Na/Pi symporter codes for METTTNNKMLSISKQVVSILMVLFVFLVSLSLMSSGFKLMGKDVASEIMTVTSNPFIGLFVGLLATALVQSSSTTTAMIVAIVASGALSLQNAVPMIMGANIGTSVTSTIVALGHLSNKDEFNKAIGAATVHDFFNLIVVLVLFPLELSTGLLSSVGSSVAAMFVSDGAKESTKLFSIMGVTVKPTAKFIVSVLGKNPYIVLVVATGVLFFSLRAFTTVLKKVLVGNSQKKLEKYIFGTPITSLFWGMVITAGVQSSSVTTSLAVPLVASDKISLRKAFPFLMGANIGTTVTALIAALSQNEAALAVALCHLFFNLFGVLILFPLPAFRNIPIWCAETLGKASMKNRTIGFAYVLVVFFLMPFTLIYFTSPDKPSGEVKKVEIQSFQKTKTVALH; via the coding sequence AACAAAATGTTGAGCATCTCGAAGCAAGTAGTTTCGATTCTGATGGTACTGTTTGTGTTTTTGGTATCATTGAGTCTGATGAGTTCAGGCTTCAAACTGATGGGTAAGGATGTAGCATCAGAAATTATGACTGTCACTTCCAATCCTTTTATTGGGTTGTTCGTGGGTCTGTTGGCAACGGCACTTGTACAGAGTAGTTCAACAACTACTGCTATGATTGTTGCAATTGTTGCTTCAGGGGCTTTAAGTCTTCAGAATGCAGTGCCAATGATTATGGGTGCCAATATTGGTACGAGTGTAACAAGTACTATCGTAGCTTTGGGACACCTTTCTAATAAGGATGAGTTCAATAAGGCGATTGGTGCGGCTACTGTACACGACTTCTTTAACTTGATTGTAGTATTGGTTCTTTTCCCATTGGAGCTGAGTACAGGACTATTGTCTTCCGTAGGTTCATCTGTTGCTGCAATGTTCGTATCAGATGGTGCTAAAGAAAGCACAAAGCTATTCAGCATTATGGGGGTAACAGTAAAACCTACTGCTAAGTTTATCGTGAGCGTATTAGGCAAGAATCCATATATCGTATTGGTAGTAGCTACAGGTGTGTTGTTCTTCTCATTGAGAGCATTTACAACAGTACTGAAGAAGGTGTTGGTAGGTAACTCTCAAAAGAAACTGGAGAAATATATCTTCGGAACTCCAATCACATCGCTTTTCTGGGGTATGGTGATTACAGCAGGTGTGCAATCTAGCTCAGTAACTACATCACTGGCGGTGCCATTGGTAGCTTCAGATAAGATTTCTTTGAGAAAAGCATTCCCATTCTTGATGGGAGCGAACATTGGTACAACTGTAACAGCGCTAATTGCTGCATTATCCCAAAACGAAGCAGCTTTAGCCGTGGCACTTTGTCACTTGTTCTTCAACCTGTTCGGTGTGTTGATTCTGTTCCCGCTTCCAGCTTTCAGAAACATTCCAATCTGGTGTGCTGAAACATTGGGTAAAGCGTCTATGAAAAACAGAACAATTGGTTTTGCATACGTATTGGTAGTATTCTTCCTGATGCCGTTTACGCTGATTTATTTTACATCTCCAGACAAGCCAAGTGGAGAAGTGAAAAAGGTAGAAATACAGTCTTTTCAGAAGACCAAAACAGTTGCCTTGCACTAA